ATTCATGTTCGGATGGACGATGACGCCGCTGTGGATGATCGTTTCCTCGGGAACGGCGCTTCGCGTTCCGATGACCGAAAGGGCGCCGCGAGGATCATCTCCAACTTGTGCCTTTTCGCCGATTGTTGCCTCGATGTCGGTGATGGCGCGAACTATGGTCGCCTCCCTCCTGACCTTCGTGTCGAAGAAGAGAATCGAGTCTTCGACTACTGCGCCTTTTTCGACGGTCACTCCCGGGAAGAGTACTGATCTGGTGACGCTGCCCTGTATATCGCACCCGGAATAGAAGAGAGAATCTTCAACAGACGCAGAGGGGCCTATGACCGTTGGAGGACAGTCGCGGATGTTGCGGTCTGCCATGTTGGTCATTACCTGCCATGAAGCCAGGTCGATGAGAGGTTGCTTCCCCAGGAGGTCCATGTTGGTCTGCCAATACTCCTCGAGGGTCCTCGTGTATCCCCAGTAGCCATAGTGCTTGAAGCCGAAGACCTTGGAACTCCCGAGCAGGGCAGGGATGATATCTTTTCCGAATTCATGCGAGTCCTTTGAAGCGTTCGCTTCCAATGCTTCATAGAGGAGTTGCGGTTTAAAAACGTATATCGTGAGAGAAGCCCAGTCCAGCATACGTTTACTCGGTTTTTCGGCATACCGGGTTACTATGCCTCCGCTGCGGCTCCATCCTGCTATAGCGCCCTGTCCGAAACGATTAGCGCCCTCTTTTGGCAAAGGGGTGAAACCGATCGTGAGATCAGCC
This DNA window, taken from Syntrophorhabdales bacterium, encodes the following:
- a CDS encoding sugar phosphate nucleotidyltransferase is translated as MAGILALMLAGGRVNELDVLTYFRPKSVLPFGALYRIIDFPMSNLMNSDIERVGILSQYRPLRLIGHIANGQPWDMAGRNRFATILPPFKGREASDWYKGTADAVYQNLDFIKMTRPDLILILSGDHIYKMDYRALIKFHLEKKADLTIGFTPLPKEGANRFGQGAIAGWSRSGGIVTRYAEKPSKRMLDWASLTIYVFKPQLLYEALEANASKDSHEFGKDIIPALLGSSKVFGFKHYGYWGYTRTLEEYWQTNMDLLGKQPLIDLASWQVMTNMADRNIRDCPPTVIGPSASVEDSLFYSGCDIQGSVTRSVLFPGVTVEKGAVVEDSILFFDTKVRREATIVRAITDIEATIGEKAQVGDDPRGALSVIGTRSAVPEETIIHSGVIVHPNMNAGRFSRKEYASGEVVK